In a genomic window of Vallitalea okinawensis:
- a CDS encoding sensor histidine kinase produces MSIRKLMRNFILDHLIMSAMYALNSFFLILFFNLYIAEEKMFFYPLAISLFFYVIYMIYRFYGYWNYYRNDLPILSEHHRFDQLINIIHKEHGKEKASLQMKTSEHLRFFSSWIHNMKTPISVTRLALQQHDNMEDEILFSQLIEENTRLLDMLNQAIEMIRIEEIEKDFIPVQVDLVSQLKEAINNKKNSFIQHHVFPIIECESNSLAIITDAKWNIFIIEQILSNAIKYSDKEGSKIICSLKKLDNYVALTIKDCGIGIPPTDLLRIYDAFFTGQNGRLGKSSSGIGLYMVKKISHHLGHKINIASQVGDGTEVTITYLTKT; encoded by the coding sequence ATGAGCATACGAAAACTAATGCGTAATTTTATACTGGACCATCTTATTATGAGTGCTATGTATGCATTGAATAGTTTTTTCCTTATTCTATTTTTTAATCTTTATATTGCAGAAGAAAAAATGTTCTTTTATCCACTAGCTATTTCACTTTTCTTTTATGTAATTTACATGATTTATCGTTTTTACGGATACTGGAACTATTACAGAAATGATTTGCCAATACTTTCCGAACATCATCGATTTGATCAACTCATTAATATCATACATAAAGAACATGGTAAAGAAAAAGCTTCATTACAAATGAAAACGTCTGAACACTTAAGATTTTTTTCTAGTTGGATCCATAATATGAAAACACCTATTTCTGTTACCAGACTAGCTCTCCAACAGCATGATAATATGGAGGATGAAATCTTATTTAGTCAACTAATAGAAGAAAATACCCGCCTCCTGGACATGCTTAATCAAGCTATTGAAATGATTCGCATTGAAGAAATTGAGAAAGATTTCATTCCTGTTCAGGTCGATTTAGTCAGCCAGCTAAAGGAGGCTATTAATAACAAGAAAAATTCTTTCATTCAGCATCATGTATTTCCCATCATTGAATGTGAAAGTAACTCTCTAGCAATTATTACAGACGCTAAGTGGAATATATTTATTATCGAACAGATTCTTAGCAATGCAATAAAATATTCCGATAAAGAAGGTAGTAAAATTATTTGCTCCTTAAAAAAGCTGGATAATTATGTAGCATTAACCATAAAGGATTGTGGCATCGGTATACCACCAACAGATTTATTAAGGATTTATGATGCATTCTTTACTGGACAGAATGGACGACTTGGAAAAAGCAGTTCCGGTATAGGTCTCTATATGGTGAAAAAAATCAGTCATCATCTTGGACACAAGATTAATATAGCTTCACAAGTGGGGGATGGTACAGAAGTAACCATCACTTATCTAACTAAAACTTAA
- the kce gene encoding 3-keto-5-aminohexanoate cleavage enzyme: MNSLIITAAICGAEVKKEQNPAIPYTVTEIAAEAERVYNAGASIIHLHVREDDGTPTQSKERFKACMDAIYEKCPDVIIQPSTGGAVGMSNEERLQPITLQPEMATLDCGTLNFGGDEIFVNTENTIQTFAKEMTRLGVRPELECFDKSMIDTVIRLNKKGYISDPLHFSLVMGVPGGISGELRDFTYLKDSLPSGATFSVAGIGRYEFSLATASIITGGHVRVGFEDNIYLEKGVLAKSNGELVDKVVRLAKELGRSIASPLEARQILSLRKE, translated from the coding sequence ATGAACAGTTTAATTATAACTGCCGCAATCTGTGGAGCAGAGGTGAAAAAAGAGCAAAACCCTGCCATTCCATATACTGTGACAGAGATAGCAGCTGAAGCTGAAAGAGTCTATAATGCTGGTGCAAGTATCATCCATCTTCATGTTCGTGAAGATGACGGTACACCAACCCAAAGTAAAGAGCGCTTTAAAGCTTGTATGGACGCTATATATGAAAAGTGCCCAGACGTCATTATTCAACCTTCTACAGGCGGAGCTGTTGGTATGAGTAATGAAGAACGCTTACAACCTATTACTTTACAACCAGAAATGGCAACCCTTGATTGTGGCACCTTAAATTTTGGTGGTGATGAAATCTTTGTTAATACAGAGAATACCATTCAAACTTTTGCTAAAGAAATGACCAGATTGGGGGTCCGTCCAGAGCTTGAATGTTTTGATAAGAGCATGATAGATACGGTTATTCGCTTAAACAAGAAGGGCTATATATCCGACCCTCTTCATTTTAGTTTAGTTATGGGCGTTCCAGGTGGTATATCAGGAGAGCTAAGAGATTTTACCTACCTTAAAGACAGTTTGCCTTCTGGTGCAACATTTTCAGTAGCTGGCATTGGACGCTATGAGTTTAGTCTAGCAACTGCATCTATCATAACAGGTGGTCACGTTAGAGTAGGGTTTGAAGATAATATTTACTTAGAAAAGGGTGTGTTGGCTAAGTCCAATGGGGAATTAGTTGATAAAGTCGTACGTCTTGCAAAAGAATTAGGAAGATCAATCGCTTCTCCATTAGAAGCACGACAAATACTATCACTGAGGAAGGAGTAG
- a CDS encoding cupin domain-containing protein, which translates to MTTQKNLIDLLKLEPHPEGGFYRQVYKAEEILEDLPSRFDGARSFSTAIYFLLTKETFSAFHIINQDELWHHYEGGTLKIHIIDQDGNYSFKCLGKNLMDGEEPMVVVPKETYFAAEVIEGDFVLSGCTVAPGFEFSDFKMPDRRELIEQFPDQERIITELTQ; encoded by the coding sequence ATGACAACTCAAAAAAACTTAATTGATTTATTGAAATTAGAACCTCATCCTGAGGGAGGTTTTTATAGACAAGTCTATAAAGCTGAAGAGATACTTGAAGACTTACCATCTCGATTTGATGGTGCTAGATCATTTTCTACTGCTATTTACTTCTTGCTAACGAAAGAAACTTTTTCAGCTTTCCATATCATCAATCAAGATGAATTGTGGCATCACTACGAAGGAGGAACCCTAAAGATTCATATCATTGACCAAGATGGTAACTATTCTTTTAAATGTCTAGGTAAAAATTTAATGGACGGAGAAGAACCTATGGTAGTTGTACCTAAAGAAACTTACTTTGCTGCTGAAGTCATAGAAGGTGATTTTGTATTATCAGGATGTACAGTAGCACCTGGTTTTGAATTTAGTGATTTTAAAATGCCAGATCGTAGAGAACTAATTGAGCAATTTCCTGATCAAGAGAGAATTATTACGGAATTAACACAATAA
- a CDS encoding 3-oxoacid CoA-transferase subunit B, with translation MDKKQMRKIIAYRAAREINNGDIVNLGIGLPTCVPNYIPEGITTYIHSENGLVGMGGEPEDHLRDPKMRDAGNGYVTADMGAATFDTAMSFGIIRGGHLDITILGALQVDEEGNLANWMIPGKKVGMGGAMDLVVGAKKVIIAMEHTSKGKVKIVKSCTLPLTARGRVSMIITEKAVIEVTSNGLVLKEVSPYSSVEDIRATTEAELIIPLDLKTMELPEGFIENKS, from the coding sequence ATGGATAAAAAGCAAATGCGTAAAATCATTGCCTATCGTGCTGCAAGAGAAATTAATAATGGTGATATTGTTAATTTAGGTATTGGTTTACCAACATGTGTACCTAACTATATTCCAGAGGGTATTACAACTTATATTCATTCTGAAAATGGGTTGGTTGGAATGGGAGGCGAACCTGAAGATCATCTTAGAGATCCTAAGATGAGAGATGCTGGTAACGGTTATGTTACCGCTGATATGGGTGCTGCAACCTTTGATACTGCCATGTCTTTTGGTATTATCCGTGGTGGTCACCTAGATATCACTATCCTTGGAGCATTGCAGGTAGATGAAGAAGGTAACTTAGCTAACTGGATGATACCTGGTAAGAAAGTAGGTATGGGCGGTGCAATGGATTTAGTTGTTGGTGCTAAGAAAGTTATCATCGCTATGGAACATACTTCTAAGGGTAAAGTTAAGATTGTTAAGTCTTGTACATTACCATTAACAGCTCGTGGACGTGTTAGTATGATTATCACAGAAAAAGCAGTAATTGAGGTAACATCAAATGGGCTTGTTTTAAAAGAGGTTAGTCCTTATTCATCCGTTGAGGATATTAGGGCTACTACAGAAGCTGAATTAATTATTCCTTTAGATTTAAAAACAATGGAACTACCTGAAGGGTTTATAGAAAATAAATCCTGA
- the kal gene encoding 3-aminobutyryl-CoA ammonia lyase produces the protein MEKSLIRLRMSEHDAHYGGGLVDGAKMLQFFGDVATELLIRHDGDEGLFAGYEEVTFHAPVFAGDYIEVEGEIIKVGNSSRKMKFEARKVIVPRRDINDSACDVLEEPVLVCTAVGTCVVPKDKQRH, from the coding sequence ATGGAGAAAAGTCTTATACGTTTACGCATGAGTGAGCATGATGCTCATTATGGCGGCGGTCTTGTAGATGGTGCTAAAATGCTCCAATTCTTTGGAGACGTAGCAACAGAGTTACTTATTCGTCATGATGGTGATGAAGGTTTATTTGCTGGTTATGAGGAGGTTACCTTTCACGCACCTGTATTTGCTGGTGATTACATTGAAGTTGAAGGAGAAATTATAAAAGTAGGTAACAGTTCTAGAAAAATGAAATTTGAAGCAAGAAAAGTAATTGTTCCAAGAAGAGACATCAATGATTCAGCCTGTGATGTATTAGAAGAACCAGTCCTTGTTTGTACTGCAGTTGGTACCTGTGTGGTTCCAAAAGATAAACAACGCCATTAA
- the kdd gene encoding L-erythro-3,5-diaminohexanoate dehydrogenase, translating into MKGCKFGTHRVIEPKGCLPQAAKKIDSSMKISSNEIKIDVRTLNIDSASFTQIKEACHKDVEKMTEMITTIVSDRGKMQNPVTGSGGMLIGTVIEIGDDFPDQNLKIGDKIATLVSLSLTPLKINNIKKIHLENDQVDIDGQAILFESGLYAVLPEDLPEKVALAALDVAGAPAQVDKLVKSGDRVLIIGGGGKSGILCCYQAMKKLDGRGQLIVIEYDRENAKRIKEMGLAHHVIIADARKAVDVYEQVVALTNGEGVDVTINNVNIMDTEMASILPTKDDGVVYFFSMATSFTKSALGAEGVGRDVTMIVGNGYTKGHAELTLNLLRESKEIRDLFHQLYA; encoded by the coding sequence ATGAAAGGATGTAAGTTCGGAACTCACCGTGTAATTGAACCAAAGGGTTGCTTGCCACAAGCAGCAAAAAAAATTGATAGTAGTATGAAGATCAGCAGTAATGAAATCAAAATTGATGTGAGGACCCTTAATATAGATTCTGCTAGCTTTACTCAAATCAAAGAAGCCTGTCATAAAGATGTTGAGAAGATGACTGAGATGATTACAACTATTGTTTCAGACAGAGGTAAAATGCAAAACCCTGTAACAGGTTCAGGTGGTATGCTTATAGGAACAGTCATAGAGATTGGTGATGATTTTCCTGATCAAAATCTTAAGATTGGAGATAAAATAGCAACTTTAGTGTCTCTATCATTAACACCTTTAAAAATCAATAACATTAAAAAGATACATTTAGAGAATGACCAGGTTGATATAGACGGTCAAGCCATTTTATTTGAAAGCGGCTTATACGCTGTACTACCTGAAGATTTGCCAGAAAAGGTAGCATTAGCAGCATTGGATGTAGCAGGTGCCCCAGCTCAAGTTGATAAGCTGGTTAAGTCTGGTGATCGTGTTTTAATCATCGGTGGTGGCGGTAAGTCAGGTATACTTTGTTGTTATCAGGCTATGAAAAAGTTAGATGGACGTGGTCAACTCATCGTCATCGAATATGATCGCGAAAATGCAAAGCGTATTAAAGAGATGGGATTAGCTCATCATGTCATTATCGCAGATGCAAGAAAAGCAGTAGATGTTTATGAACAAGTAGTTGCATTGACAAATGGAGAAGGCGTTGATGTAACAATTAATAACGTCAACATTATGGACACTGAAATGGCTTCAATATTACCTACCAAAGATGATGGTGTAGTATACTTCTTCTCAATGGCAACTTCCTTTACAAAATCAGCATTAGGTGCAGAAGGCGTTGGCCGTGATGTAACAATGATTGTAGGTAACGGCTATACAAAAGGTCATGCTGAGTTAACACTCAACTTATTGAGAGAATCAAAAGAAATCAGAGATCTTTTCCATCAATTATATGCATAG
- a CDS encoding CoA transferase subunit A translates to MNKQIDQGALKSLFKDDMTIMVGGFMATGSPEEVIDAIIESGVKGLTLIGNDTATATTGMGRLVASGQVKKVITSHIGLNHITIQKLNAGEIEVELVPQGTIIERIRAKGCGLGGILTPTGVGTVVEEGKEKLEVDGRTYLLEKPLSADLAIIRADKVDELGNCRFVGTTRNFNPIIAMAADTVICEAEEILTVGKIHPDDVMLPHIFIDHIIKGGKIYG, encoded by the coding sequence ATGAATAAACAAATCGATCAAGGAGCGTTAAAATCTCTATTCAAGGATGACATGACCATTATGGTTGGTGGCTTCATGGCTACTGGAAGTCCAGAAGAGGTTATTGATGCCATAATCGAATCTGGGGTAAAAGGGTTAACATTGATTGGTAACGATACTGCCACAGCAACAACTGGCATGGGACGTTTAGTTGCGTCAGGTCAAGTTAAAAAGGTAATCACATCACATATTGGACTTAATCATATTACCATTCAAAAATTGAATGCTGGAGAAATTGAAGTTGAACTCGTTCCACAAGGTACCATTATCGAGCGCATACGAGCAAAAGGCTGTGGTTTAGGTGGAATTTTAACACCAACCGGAGTAGGAACTGTTGTTGAAGAAGGTAAAGAAAAGCTAGAAGTAGATGGTAGGACATATCTCTTAGAAAAACCTTTATCTGCAGACTTAGCCATAATTCGAGCAGATAAAGTAGATGAATTAGGTAATTGCCGTTTTGTAGGTACTACTAGGAATTTTAATCCTATCATAGCAATGGCAGCAGACACAGTTATCTGCGAAGCTGAAGAAATTCTAACTGTAGGCAAAATACATCCTGATGATGTTATGCTCCCTCATATTTTTATTGATCACATTATTAAAGGGGGTAAAATCTATGGATAA
- a CDS encoding response regulator transcription factor: protein MYKIYIVEDDRPLRGTVKQALERFGYEVYVTDDFENVDKAFLRIKPDLTLLDINLPYYDGFILCKILRQLSNAPIIIMSARNSDIEQVHGIELGADEYIVKPFSLDILLAKVKALLRRSYEHTQVNTAIPTVIKGLSLDKERFRLSFGESAIEISKNELLLLTAFIENPDQVLTREDLMSRLWDSDTFIDENTLNVNIKRVKDRLLDLGLEDCIRAKRGVGYIFNSEVIEHEHTKTNA, encoded by the coding sequence ATGTACAAAATATATATCGTTGAAGATGATCGTCCATTAAGGGGAACGGTGAAGCAAGCTTTAGAACGCTTTGGCTATGAGGTATATGTAACTGATGATTTTGAGAATGTTGATAAGGCTTTTTTAAGAATTAAGCCAGACCTCACTCTTTTGGATATCAACCTACCCTATTATGATGGCTTTATTTTATGTAAAATTCTGAGACAATTGTCTAATGCACCGATAATCATTATGTCAGCACGAAACAGTGATATCGAACAAGTCCATGGAATTGAATTAGGTGCAGATGAATATATTGTAAAACCTTTCTCTTTGGATATTCTTTTAGCAAAAGTGAAAGCCCTTTTAAGAAGAAGTTATGAACATACCCAAGTTAATACAGCTATTCCAACAGTTATTAAAGGACTTTCCCTAGATAAAGAGCGATTTCGCCTATCTTTTGGTGAATCTGCAATTGAGATCAGCAAGAATGAACTGCTTTTGTTAACAGCGTTTATAGAAAACCCCGATCAGGTACTTACAAGAGAGGATTTAATGAGTAGATTATGGGATAGTGACACTTTTATTGATGAGAATACACTTAATGTAAACATTAAAAGGGTTAAAGACCGTTTACTTGATCTTGGCTTAGAAGATTGTATTCGTGCAAAAAGAGGTGTTGGTTATATCTTCAATTCAGAGGTGATTGAACATGAGCATACGAAAACTAATGCGTAA